Part of the Candidatus Amarolinea dominans genome is shown below.
GGCGTACAAGGGCCTGGAGTACCTGGTCGAGGCCATGCCGCTGGTGCAGGCGGCCGTGCCAGATGTTCACTTCCTGGTCGTGGGCGGCGAGGGCGACATGGCGCCCTATCGCCGTCTCCCTGGCGCCCAAGCGGCGGCCGTGACTTGGGTCAACCGCTTTGTGGAAGATGCGGAAGCGGCCGCCTTCTTCCGCCGCGCCAGCCTGGTGGTGCTGCCCTACACCGACGGCAGCGCCTCGGGCGTCATTGCCGCGGCCTATGCCTTTGCCCGCCCGGTGATTGCCACCCGCGTCGGCAGCCTGCCCGAAGCGGTGGTGGATGGCGTCACCGGGCTGCTCATTCCTCCGCGTAACGCCGCCGCCCTGGCCGCGGCCATCAGCGGGCTGCTGAGCGATGACCCGCGCCGCCGCGCCCTGGGCGCAGCCGGCCGGCAGTGGGCGCAGCAGCATCTTTCCTGGGCAGATATTGCCCACCAGACTGTGGCGGTCTACCGGCAACTGGCCTGGAAATCTGCGGGATGAACACCAACAACGGACACGCCCCGCCGCGCGTGGTCGCGCTGATTCTCAACTGGAACGGCCGGTCGGACACCCTGGCCTGCCTGCGCAGCCTGCAGCAGCAGACCTACCCGGCCCTGATTCCGCTGGTGGTGGACAATGGTTCGCAGGACGGTTCGGCGGCGGCCATCCGCGCCGACTTCCCGGCCGTCCACCTCATCGAAACCGGCGCCAACCTGGGCTTCTGCGCGGGCAACAACGCGGGAATGACCTGGGCGCTGGCGCAAGGCGCCGACTTCGTGCTGCTGTTGAACAACGATACCTGGTTCGACCCGGCCATGACCCAGGAGTTAGTGGCCGAAGCCGGCCGCGACCCACAGATTGGCCTGGCCGGGCCTAAGATCTACCAGGCCAAACCGCCCACCGTTCTGTGGTCGGCCGGCGGGCGGGTCACCTTCTGGGGCAACGTGACGGCCATGCGCGGCTTTGGGCAGGCCGATCGCGGTCAGTATGACAGCGCCGCCGATGTGGACTATCTGCCCGGATGTGGTATACTAGCGCGG
Proteins encoded:
- a CDS encoding glycosyltransferase family 2 protein — encoded protein: MNTNNGHAPPRVVALILNWNGRSDTLACLRSLQQQTYPALIPLVVDNGSQDGSAAAIRADFPAVHLIETGANLGFCAGNNAGMTWALAQGADFVLLLNNDTWFDPAMTQELVAEAGRDPQIGLAGPKIYQAKPPTVLWSAGGRVTFWGNVTAMRGFGQADRGQYDSAADVDYLPGCGILARRQLLETVGLLDPAYFAYYEDADWAMRARQAGWIVRYVPSARMWHKGGASTGGFYNPREKYLSGVNAVRFMRRYAHAGQWVLYLISLAAGIPWLIIRESARGRSAAVRAKIRGLIDGFRYKS